A stretch of DNA from Lotus japonicus ecotype B-129 chromosome 4, LjGifu_v1.2:
agagaaaaataaataataaagccATGAAAAAGTTAGAGTGAAGCTCTTCATATTTTGACAAGTCAAAGTCAAGCTTTAAACTTGTTTAAATCAATTAACCAAGCTTAACATTCTTGGCTTGAGCACCTTAAAATACCTTTAACTTGCAAAATTCTACTACTAGGCCTTCATGTACCTGGCACGGAAGGCAATTCCAAGCATCCAGTCATTCCTTGAATAAGCATTTATAAATCTTCCTGCTACCATCTACAGAAATACCAAGAATCTCAGAATAAAGTTATCATAAAAAAGGTGAGAAATTCTTCCTAAGAGAAAAATTAAATCCCCCATGAACCTTTCTAGCAGCTTCCCAGTTCTCATCCTGTATTGGGATAGGTGCTCCAAGAAGTACAACTCTTTCTACTAGTTCAGCTGCCAATAAACGAGAAATGTTACAATTAATAAGAAAGATAACCTCTCATCAATGGATAAACATGAAAAGAGTACCCTTCACAGATAAAATGATAAAGGAACAAACAGTAAGGCTATCATTTAATATCAAGTCAAATTAATTTAAGACATAAAAGACAAACAAAGGAAAGAGAGAAAACAGAAAATACCAACCGCCATTTTCTGTTTTAGCCAAACACTGTAGGCACTTGAAAATGACTCTTGCCCCAAGTGAGTATCCTACAAGTGTCACTGGCCTGAAATTCAAAGATTAATACTATTGCATCATCTACAATTTTCTAAGAATTAAAGTAAAGGAAATACCAAATACCTATTTCCTTGCAATCCTTTTAATAATACTTCAGCAAGCAACTTTCCTGCTTTGTTTGATCTGAAAAATAATTAACAGGTCTAAGTATTAACCAAGAACAGAAACGGCTCAAAAATATTTCATTGAGATTGTGAGGACAAAAACATAAGCAGATAAAAGATCATCGAGTAAATTGTTTTCTACTCCAGGGAAGTTGCTTGCTGTGGGTTATATACTACAGATCTGAACAAGAAAACTGTAGTATATAACCCACAGAGGAATGGAACCAATCTGAACAAGAAAAAAGGAACTGTTTCAAAGAAGAACTCTATTGAAACTATTGAGCTAGTTACTGTTGTGGACAATGAAAACAATCAATGGGGCCCTTGTGGACATCATTGTCTTTGTTCTGGAACATGGTCATCAGGTTTCAAACAATGGGACCCTGGTGGAATTTTCTTTTCAGCAATCACACcatgaggacaaggtgaatgtTTAAGGGGGGGAGTATTACTAATTCTAGGTATAGTGAGTTGAAAGAATAATGGTTAATTAGTTTAGTTAGTTAGGTTAATGAATAACGCATGTTACCTACAAAGAAGAAAAGGAGTTGAGAGGGAGGCATCTAGTCATTTTGATTAGCGGGGCCTTTGGACATTAGAAGGATTGCAGGCCCTCGAAGTTCTGCTACTTATATCCATAACAAACAGAACTTGTCAGCTATGGAAGTGGAAGGCTTATTACCCAATTAATGCTTCCAACATAGCATCCTTCCGCTCTATCAGTTAACTTTACGTAAATGTTTTACTTAATGGTCCCTATGTTTAAATCTGATTGCCCGTTTTATTTATACAACAGCATTATCAGCTgattatatataataatttgaGAATTAACCTCATAAAAACCAAATAACAGAATATTCAAACCAAAATTAAACAAAATGATCAAACAATGTCGAGCATTTGTTTAAACTTATTAAAAAGTAAACTTTAGATTGTGTAAATTAGTGATTATTTTTTATAGATTTTTATGCTAAGCAGAAGCTAATTGTATTTGATTACAatcataaaaaaacatttttataaggATATTTTTATCCACATCATTTTCTCCATGTGTTTTACCCTCTACTCTATCTCTTCTATCCCACAGCTTATTTCGGATAAGCTACTTAATATATAACTTCTGAttataaaatcaaaattgaTTATTGAAAAATGCTTCCCAAACATCTTGAATCATtcttaaaagtgatttttatacaaaataagtgattatgtTAAGAAAATAACCCAAACAAACAAGCTTGTAAtctataaagtataaacaatAAATTTTAGGATCTTTAGTGCTTAGAAAAGTGAGGACCAGAATTCTAACCCCATGGAAATAGAAAACAACGACAACAATGATAATATACTCAACATGGATCTGTTAGCTTCCTTAATAATTTTAAGACAATCTAAAATAGATTAATAGTTTAATTTTATACCCATCCACTATAATGCAATCCAAATCCTACCTATTTCCCTCTTTGCTGCCCATAAGTTAGATTAAGTCTTAAAAAAACTATATTGCTAGGACTCAGTTATTCAAGTTTGAGAGTAATTCACTAATTATACAGTCTAGGCTTCTAGCAAAAAACAAATGAACCCTTGTTTTGGAAATTTGAAATGTAATATTAGATATCTGATAAGTAGTGCAAAGTGCAAACTAGTAGAAGCTTATCCCTATAACACTACCAACATAATAAGAAtcctaaataaaaaagaatccTGATTCCTAATATTTACATGATATCATGATAAAAAGTAAGCAGACATTTTTCCCACTGCCAAGCAAATGTTATATTGTATTTATAATCAAGAGACAAAGTAAACCTGTTAATAGCTATGGTCCATTTACTGTCAATGAAATCAGTTGCTGAAAGTAACACAGCTGGCCAAGCCAAAGCAGTTAAAAGTGTGCTCAATACAGTCATCATTGCCCCTCGCTTCATCAGCTCCATCGCAAGTCCTAATTTAAGTCAGAGAAATATGAACAATTGAACATTACTCTCTTTAAATACTAATAACATAGTAGTGCTAGAAACCTAAAACCCAAACCAATTACTTGAAGTAAGCCAATCTTGAATTGCAGTGCTCACGGCAATTAGATTCTTAGTTTCCCACTCTAGCGCATACCTGAGTTTTGGTAAGGTCATATAAAAGGTCATTTTTTGTTTTGCTGGGATCATCAATCATAAGAATAACATTGCTATTTCTTAAGTCAAGACAAATTGAAGCGGAATATTAGGTAAGTTCTATCAACATGGTACATCAACACCAAGAATTCCAAGATGAAACTACCTTCCTTTGACCAATGCTAATTGTAACGAAGTGCAATGTTAACCATTTTACCTCTCCAGGTTGTCATTCAGCCCATCCCATGGCCTTATAAAATCATCCTTCTCAAAGACAAATCCAGAGACCAAGATCTCAACCCCTAGCCTCTGCAATCAGAAGAACAACAAGAATCTAATTTGAAACAATAAACCAAATGAAGAAATATCAATTGGTAACAATAAAATTGAGGCGAAAGTTCACACACGCACACCCATAAACACAGGCCATAACTTAATTTAAGCAAGCAATGTCACCAGAAAACAGGAATATGAAAGATACAAAGCTTACGCCTTGGTTATGGTTTTCTCCTATAGCTTTGAAATCAAACCCATCAACATCGCCAATTCTCCTAGCCATTTTGCTTCCTGTAAGTCCAGCTCCAGCAGCTGGTAGAAGTAGAACAAATTGatacataaaaaaatttcatcaCTTAAAAAAGGAGTATCACTGATATAGAAAGTAGAAATAACTGCATGGAAGAGGAGCAGATTTCTCAACAGATGCTAATTTTACCATTATAACATAAAATTAGCATGTATCGCAAAGAAATCAAATGTGCTGTTTTCAGGATATATCAAACATAGGGCATGAATCACTCCACCGGTCAGTTACTTTCTAAAACTAAAGACTAACCCCATGTAAACTTTGTATATCCTCTTATGAACAgtcaaaaaaatgaatttaaggAGTTTGTATTGCAGCCTGAACGGAAGTTATCTTCAATCAACTACTGTAACTGTAAACAACTGAGCATGTCAATTGATAACTAcagtaacaaaaataaaatcaccCTTCTAGCTTATATAATCACAAAACACCTTTCTATTAACCAACCAGTAGGACACACTCAAAACCCCAAATTGATCACAAAACAAAACACCTATAGGACACATTAGCAAGCGGACTATAACTAGGTGATCCCAACAATATCCCTAAAACTTACTACAGATGAAACTAAAAGAAAGGCCAGACATATTAACATAGCATAAGAAAGTTCTAACAAAATCAGTCACATTTAGGAAAATATATACCTCCAAACGATGCAGCAACAGCAACGGAACCAGCAACAGTTCCAGCAGCACCAGCAACTGCAGCAAATCCACTTGCTCCAATTACAGGGATCAGAGTGCCCAAAGTTGGAGCCAAAGCACCAAGTCCTGCAGCAATTGCTGGTGCAGCTAACCCTATTAAATGGTTAAATAAAAACAATCATGACATGAGGAAATTGATTCATACGGAAATATAATACAGTCAGAAAACATATTAAGCTCTCCATACCACCAGTAATAGCCAACAAGGCTCCCCCAGTTAATGCAGCCGCACCAATAATACCACCACGCTTCAGTTTAGCCCACTTGCCTTTTTTTGACTGAGTTTCTTCTTTCTCTGCTTCTTGCTCTTTCATGATAGCCATTGCAGTACAAGCAACCATGGTCTCAATGGCCTCCTGTGAAGTGAATATTCATCTCCATCCTTAGAACGTATAGGGCAATGTTCACCACAATAAAGATTACTTCTATCTATGTCTTGTTAGTCCCGTACAGCCAGCCATAAATTACAACACCATAAAGTTATAACAAGTTGTTTTCTAATCACATAAACTTCTATATTAAAAGGTCCGTAATACAAACCATTTTTGTCCACTTGATATCAAACCATGTTGCAAGCAACCGCAGAGCCACACGATGCCGAGCATCATAACCCTTTCTTCTCCGGGTACAATCCTTGTCATTTTCACTCAAATTTGCAAGACAAGCAGTGAGAAGTTCATAGAGAACCGTCACTTTCCTCTGATCACTCAGCATCATAGCTTCTTCAATTGGTTTCTCATCAATCTCACCAGTACCAAATCCTTGCTGTGGTGGCTCTTTACAGTCAAGAAAAGGGGTGGCCTCTGTCTCCTGCTGAATATCCAAGTTTAAATCTATCTTTTCAGAACTAGGTTCACCATCTGGAGTTGAAAATTTTTCGAGACACTGATGCTTATATTCATGAAGCTTCTCTTTTTTAGACTCAGAAGACTCCAAGTTTTTCTCCATGTCAAGTAAAAAACCATCAACCGCTTTCGACAAGGCCAGTTCTTGATCGAGCCTTtgagaagaatcatcatcaaaTTCTTCTGAGAGCAATCTCAAAAACTGCAACATTCACACAAATTACTCCCCTCGAGTGATATATAGGAAAAACCAAATCATTGAAGTGAATACAAAATTTCTATATCGGTGAGGAACAAGTAGAGAGACATACTGGTCCCACATGATGTGTAGCTACAGACGCCCCAGCAGTTTCCTCTAGCCCACACCACGCAGCAGAATCAATATCTAGAAACCTGGGCAGAATATAAGAATTGCATTTAAATCTTCCAGAATCACATATCCTAATCCCGCACAAAAGTTACTGCTAAGTGTATGTTTGGTTTTGCATTGGGGGAAAAGGTGATTTCAGGTACTCAATGTAACGATAAGCTGGAATTTCCATTGAACTCAACGTGTTGAAGTCAAAATCTTACTTCTCCGATCCACGTTAAACTCAACCGGGCAAATTCTAGCTTCCCCGTTAGTGCATTGAGATACGTGAAATCACATTGGCGGCTCTGACGCCAAACCAAGATTTTGACAGGTTGAGTTCAACCGAAATCCAAACGCACAAAAATAGCTTCTCACAGAATCACTTTTCCTCTAACGTGATTTTCCAAACACACAATAGAATACATAACGCCACAAAAACTAACTGAATTTTCCGCAATTGCGGTTAACTACACAATGCAATTAGAACAACAAGAGGAAAATGATGAGGATTGAATTAGAGTAGCAGTTAGTTTACACGTACTTGAAAACGGGGCGGAGCAAACCGGAGCGGCGGTGGACCCAAAGATCGGGGTCATCGGAAACTGAATCACTGCTGGAGCCACTACTGGTTCGCTCCTCAGAGAGGGAAGAAGAGTTCTCGGAAGCGGGTGAGGCTAGTGGATGAGTCTGGTTAACCTGGGCTTCGTGAAGAGCGAGGCCGAACAATGCTGCGGCGGCGTACCTCTGCGTCGGCGATAAAAACGACGtcgttggtggtggtggtgccgcCATCTGCGAAGACGGAAGTGCTAGTGAGAGGGATCGTTGTTTGGGTGATTGTTGTGGGAATTGAAACTTGTCATTTTGTGAAGGAAGGAAAGAAGGATCGACGTGCTTGTTTGAAAGAGTTTAATGTGTTTGCGTTTTGAAGTGGAAGGTCGGTGGAGACTGACGTGGCGCGCCGGGGATTGTATCTTGTTCGTTAAGTCCTTTTGGACAAAGACTGTATTCCACTTTCCATTAATGAAACCAAGTCAATGTTTGGATTGACATAAATAAGACTCCCAGGTCTAGCTTAAGGCCTCACAAGGATGGTCTCATAGAGGGGTTGAGATGACGACTAAACGCACTCTATGATATGCACCATGCTAGGCTAAGAAATTAGTGTAGGCATTCTCCTTTCTCAATGTATGATGGAACTCAACACGTCAGGTATGATCCAACAAAAGGTTAACATTACAAGTAAGAGGGGCATACTCATGTTTAAAGGACGACGCACCCTTTACCAAAGTGAAAGCATCCAACGAGTTCGCTTGGCACTCTACGACCCGGTAACCCTGATCCAAAGTTAAAGAACAAACCATGAAACAAAGCAAGGAGCTCCAAGTAAAGGATTACAGAGGCATCTAGGTACTTATAGAAATTCTCTAGTCACTCACCACAAGGACGTCGGAGGTAGCCCCCGTAACCTCCACTTTGCGGGCTGCCCAACATGGTACCATCCACCTTCAAGACTATACTGTCATGGAGAGAGCCACACCACTGAACCAACCTTGGGTGGTCTCATGCTACCACCAACAACAGAAATCTCATTGGccgttgtaagacccaagattttaagcttaggatcagtggaagagatttccatttacgattagggttgatgtattgtgaagggaaacctgaacaagagtttagtaaatgaaataaatttatgaaggagaaagttcaggaaaagtcaaaggattacatcatgatcgataaaagttatagtacgatcgttatacgcttaacctaggtcagaaaccctagtatatagctaattttcacttttaggcacgacggaagttaattccaaaaatcttcagagaaatgttagaacttctctttttccatatatcacaatcgtttcgaggcgaaactctaggatctacgaacgtccgattccaatcatcggaagtttgccgaaaccgaatccctggtatttcaaaaccccagaatttctcgacgatgtaaactttttctattcagagcttcaaatggatattctacacgcgtacacccatttctcttgatgatttcaatctttcttcagaaggaagttttctattccgacattcgatgcaaaaagcaacttatcgggtaaaatagttttataccgactatgctttagttgccaagaatacaaggagacctctttatagttttggaattcttttgccaaaacatatctattaattcatggagaatgaagccggaaaaatcagattcgcgaaactttcattttcccgcgaatttccaacctttatatatagcaaagaaaggaagaaaaactcaaattttcctccattttctctcctcaaagccgcgagttcaccaaggaagaaggagaagaagattttgttcaatccttgcttgatctttgatcaatcagttgctgctttaaggcttcgaggtatagtcgctaatccttacctctgatcgctttttccatagcttttctgtagagttttctgagcggatagtttatgggtttttgcaaaactatcccgaatctttcatttctgattctaaacctcttctatatgtgcccaagatcacttctgccgggttagattttccgttatgtcgccggaattccgccggaatcaatttgaacctaaaatacccatttttggagtttttgaggtaaagcttcaacctttaggctgaaaactatcgccttagcttagtgttagtaggattagttgtcataaacgtcgttagtaacgtccctgcaaaatttggtttttgggatttcagttttgaaatttctaagttaaaaatcatgaccaaaatacccctgcgacagtttttgatccgataatttttccgagttcagaatacccttagttacggctaatgaaagcataggaaccaagtttgatcgaagaaaaatcgagccccacaattgtgaaaagtggccgagccctataggggaggaaggggaaaatttccttttccgaaaacttgtcttttcgcgctagattatcgtaccttagagtatagattacttcgagtaaccttagtaagtatcgatagcttagttttcgatagattctgatagtatttctgtggttttgctctaaaggtgattttgaggaattcccagaggagcaagcctttgattgtgaacaagtgttaggagatcgtcctggagaatctacaggtgagggcttctcactgaatctctagttaatgcttagggtcgatgtttcgacattgtttactgtttatgcactggaattgtgtgtgattggaaaatgttttctgaggcttcggctgacaatgtagatgattcatctactgaatgtttttgagattgacttacatgctatgtgttatgtgggtaatctaggatgtgtggtgcatgctttatatgctaagtgctaagtgtttatgatgcgatttatcgatatatgacatgttgttgattgtgatgaattgaatatgctctgtactggaatctgagtttctgaacggtgagaaaagcgggcaggtcatgccgattttattttgagagttttgaggaagcttgaaaggacgaatgagattcgggccttgttgtggtgttgtatggatcgagacattctctggagtcatttggggattaggagatcccgagaacttataggattcgcgataagactaaaaggataattattttgtaaagaaaactcataagacattaaacaacctctaaatctttaagtaatggtaataatctcggaaggaagctttggatgcaaatcatagttttggaaaacgagaagtgtcgtcggatcccagcattgagaaagttgaggggcttcgagtatgtagatgttgtggtgctgttggagcagcgtttgttgttgtgctgttggagcagctattgtggttgtgctgttggagcagctatgttgttgggtgtatcttcgactttgcggcgcgaatccgtatgtccaaacccgacgggttgggccgattcggcaataattgttgacacgcgcgaatccgtatattcaatccgatggattggatcgattcggcggtagtcactcaggcacgcgtgagtccgtatgttcaatccgatggattggatcgattcagcgattgccattttacctcgcgtgaatccgtatgttcaatccgagggattggatcgattcagcgacaacttttcgacacacgcggatccgtatgttcaatccgatggattggatcgattcggcgatagtcattggacacgcgcaacgtccgtatgttcgactcctttgagtgaacctgttggatttattaatccagcgtcacccttaggattcgatgggcttaacatcccaccccatggcgcttaacatcgcagccccttgaggactctgtgctataaggaaataaagttgcaccctcactaacagcaattgcttttggcgtagtggtaagcgcttgatccaataagtggtatcagagcgcataagtaatcagagtcacggacaaggtatcagagtcttgggtatcagagtcaacttagaatcacttcagaagaagtgaaatgtattccttgtatttgcccagtgacacatctatggtcatgaaggtggaactcttaaattctccaaaagaaaaataaatcacactaacacatcttacacatcaaaaactgggtttactccccctttttgtcataagcaaaaagcttggggtgtgaaaaacttagcttgaagtacaaggtactcccccttagagaaggtctaagtttaaagaaaatgaaaacgatgtaagaatcagaggtaggcgaaataaataaaggagttaatgcaagagaagaacgtttaccgccggtcaagggagtaaatagaagggtcagttaccaagaacttaacctcgagaaactgtaagagcattaactttcagagagaaagtgaagcctatataaagcgttggagagaaaggtaagcttcacaccgtgAACAATTTGTAGTGAAAAATgacatcatacaacgtagcactagaagagctgaggaagaaggcctttgaagaggacttgttcctgaacattaggcatccagagggtacaacgaccatcgcggagctaacacggacactgctggaagaggacctgcgtccagagttggagagagacctgaaggaatttcttgccttcgtggaggaggtgcaagaactcagccggcttgaactcaagctgctggaagagaaagagaggttggaagagaagctcaagacttcagaagagattctggagagggatgagctgaagaacaggctcagcaacatccagcatgtactggatcgtctggagaaggataggtcagagcagcgccatgagtgcagaagaatgaggagagatcctccattctagacttctTAGGGAAGAaaagtatgatgtaaacacaaaaagattatgaataaaacgagttttgcaaacatatgggacacaaatatatatatatatatatatataatcacaaacgaacaaaaaagaataaataaataaaaagaaacagagtttaataagaagataaaacaaaggtaacgaaaaagaaggaaaaggaagagatcctaaaactaaggtttgtcagtgcgtcgcagaagttccatcatcatgtgcttcatctcaatcagcatggattcatgagtgtcaagacgctgttccatgatgtcgagtctggatgagcttggctgagtagaaccggaaggaacattctgagcagcttgaggatctggattggaagcagaagcagcaggagtaaacacaactggtgcaagtgcttggcatctaagggcttcagcctcagcttcaagtcgctctgcctctagtctggcttgttcagcttgagctgctgcctgacgtgcagcttcttctgcttgtt
This window harbors:
- the LOC130714237 gene encoding uncharacterized protein LOC130714237, yielding MAAPPPPTTSFLSPTQRYAAAALFGLALHEAQVNQTHPLASPASENSSSLSEERTSSGSSSDSVSDDPDLWVHRRSGLLRPVFKFLDIDSAAWCGLEETAGASVATHHVGPFLRLLSEEFDDDSSQRLDQELALSKAVDGFLLDMEKNLESSESKKEKLHEYKHQCLEKFSTPDGEPSSEKIDLNLDIQQETEATPFLDCKEPPQQGFGTGEIDEKPIEEAMMLSDQRKVTVLYELLTACLANLSENDKDCTRRRKGYDARHRVALRLLATWFDIKWTKMEAIETMVACTAMAIMKEQEAEKEETQSKKGKWAKLKRGGIIGAAALTGGALLAITGGLAAPAIAAGLGALAPTLGTLIPVIGASGFAAVAGAAGTVAGSVAVAASFGAAGAGLTGSKMARRIGDVDGFDFKAIGENHNQGRLGVEILVSGFVFEKDDFIRPWDGLNDNLERYALEWETKNLIAVSTAIQDWLTSRLAMELMKRGAMMTVLSTLLTALAWPAVLLSATDFIDSKWTIAINRSNKAGKLLAEVLLKGLQGNRPVTLVGYSLGARVIFKCLQCLAKTENGAELVERVVLLGAPIPIQDENWEAARKMVAGRFINAYSRNDWMLGIAFRASLLTKGLAGIQPVPIPGIQNVDVTDHIEGHSSYLWATQPILAQLEIDTYYPVYNSISCI